The Rhododendron vialii isolate Sample 1 chromosome 1a, ASM3025357v1 region GTGCTTGACTGTTTGTCCCCAAGTTAACTTTAACTCAAACAAAAATTCTATTTGTacaaccgttgtgttgattGTGCAAGTAATTCTGACCGTGCAGATATATTTGAACGGtctacattttaaaaaaactcttacaaagaaaagtttaacttttccaATGAAGAgtttaacgccactcccctacaagtgtatttttgcatcaaaaatacatttgcataGGAGTGtcgttaaccaaaaaaaagaagtgacaaaTCAGCAGCCTTAATAAATGAGCCCAACTTAAATAGTACAAAACTTGGCTCGTCTCAACCCGTTTTGTTTGcacaatttcaagttttaacGTGGATAAAGTGGGTCAACTGTATTGTGCTTGACTGTTTGTCTCCAAGCTAACTTTAGCTCAAACAAAAATTCTACTTGCGCAATCGTTGTGTTTGTTGTGCAAgtaattctgaccgttcagatgtATTTGAActgtctagattttaaaaaactcttctaaataaaattttaacttttccaATGAAGAGTTTTAAGCCACTCACatacaaatgtatttttgcatcaaaaatacatttgcagaaGAGTGTCGTtaaccaaaaaaggaaagagtgACAAATCAACAGCTTTAATAAATGAGCTCAACTTAAATAGTACAAAACTTGGCTCGTCTCAACCCATTTTGTTAGcacaatttcaagttttaacGTGGATAAAGTTGGTCAATTATATTGTGCTTGACTGTTTGTCCTCAAGCTAACTTTAGCTGAAACAAAAATGTTACATGCACAACCATTGTGTTGGTTGTGCAAGTAATTCTTACCGTCCAGATGTTTTTGAAttgtttagattttaaaaaaactcttccaaagaaaagtttaacttttccaATGAAGAGTTTAACGCcactcctctgcaagtgtatttctGCATCAAAAATACAATTGCAGAGGAGTGtcattaaccaaaaaaaaaagagtgacaaatCAACAGCCTTAATAAATGAGCTCAACTTAAATAGTACAAAACTTGGCTCGTCTCAACCCGTTTTGTTTGCACAATATCAAGTTTTAACGTGGATAAAGTGGGTCAACTAGAACGTGCTTGATTGTTTGTCCCCAAGCGAACTTTAGCTCAAACAAAAATgttacttgcacaaccgttgtgttgggtGTGCAAGTAATtatgaccgtccagatgtatttgaacggtttagattttaaaaaaactcttccaaagaaaagtttaacttttccaATGAATAGTTTAACGTCACTCCCGTTGTGTTGGGTGTGCAAATAATtatgaccgtccagatgtatttgaacggtttagattttaaaaaaactcttgcaaagaaaagtttaacttttccaATGAATAGTTTAACGTCattcccctgcaagtgtatttttgcatcaaaaatacatttgcaatGGAGTGtcattaacccaaaaaaaaaaaagagtgacaaatCAGCAACCTTAATAAATGAGCTCAACTTAAATAGTACAAAACTTGGCTCGTCTCAACCCGTTTTGTTTGCACAATATCAAGTTTTAACATGGATAAAGTGGGTCAACTAGAACGTGCTTGACTGTTTGTCCCCAAGCAAACTTTAgctcaaacaaaaatgctacttgcacaaccgttgtgttgattGTGCAAGTAATTTTGACCGTTCAGATATATTTGAACGGtctacattttaaaaaaactcttacaaagaaaagtttaactttttcaaTGAAGAgtttaacgtcactcccctgcaagtgtatttttgcatcaaaaatacaTTTCCATACGAGTGTCgttaaccaaaacaaaaaatgacaaATCAGCAGCCTTAATAAATGAGCCCAACTTAAATAGTACAAAACTTGGCTCGTCTCAACCCGTATTGTTTGcacaatttcaagttttaacGTGGATAAAATGGGTCAACTCTATTGTGTTTGACTGTCTATCCCCGAGCTAACTTTAGCCCAAAACTTATTAAATGGCTGCCTTGTGCAAATCCATGTCCCAAGATTTTATCACCTTAGCCATGGCGGAATCAACGTCAAAGCCAGTCCAAGAACTGATCGTCAACGGGGGTGAACTGCCGGAAAAATACATATACAAGAAGGGTGAAAATGCAGCCACTGATGTCTCTTATCCACCGATTGAGGTCCCAGTAATTGATCTGAGTCTCCTCGCATCTCAATCCGATGCCGGAGAAGAAGAGCTTGGAAAACTCCGATCTGCTCTCGGCTCCTGTGGTTGCTTTCAGGTTTCACTACTTGTCTAAAAACCCAATTTGTTTTTTCCCAGTTGGGTTTTTTGGTAAGTGGGTTTTGTGTCTCGTCGACTGAATGGTGTGATTTGTTGGTTATGCACTTATGCTATTCTGTGATTAGTGGGTTTGGCTGATAAACGAGGCGGACGAGCTGATTAGTTTGattgttcaagtttggtttgaaacttGAATGGTTTATCTTGTTTTTACAAACGAGCGGATCTCGAACAAGCTTTAATTGAGCGGATCTCGACTAACTTGAATTTTAAACATCATAAGCCGAACGAGTCGAGTAGAATTAGCAACATGTTCAGACTTCATTTGGAAGCTTTATGAGCTTCAATAGATGTTCTCATGTTCATGCTTAGTTTGTCTATGTGGAGCAAtctatggaaaagaaaggaaaagggcaTGTTAGCATTTGAAAAGGGAATAGGAGCCAATAATTCAGTCTTTTTAGGTGGGTCTATGAGATAACAgatttgaatatatatatatatatatatatatatatatatatatatatatatatatatatatatatatatatatatatatatcggaacggttcaatggacaccctaaaaaaacacccataatctcattctcatagttcccgatcaaatttttatgatccgaaccattcaatgtgtgcagaatgtgatttcaagggtgcccgcgagaaattagcaaaaaaaatgaccgggaaaggtttgatttaagcagtttttatttgaaccgttcaataaaaaactgttcgaaactgttcggatcaaacccttcccggtcattttttttgctgatttcttgcgggtacccttaaaatcacgttctggtcACATTGaccggctcggatcatcaaaatttgatcgggagctatggggtgtttttttaggtgttttttaggtgtccccggaaccgccccgtatatatatatatatctgtaaAATATCTCCATTCGGTTTGGTCTTTTATAAAATATCTCCTTCCAAGCACAGCCTTACGTATTTCAGTTTTCGATTTGTTGAATGCTGGTTTCGGAATTTCAGGCTATAAATCATGGAATGACAGCCTCTTTCCTAGACCAAGTGCATGAAATTGGCAAACAATTCTTTGCACTTCCCATTGATGAGAAACATAAATACTCAAGAACAGTTGGTGACATTGAAGGGTACGTGACTGATTCAGTGCGTTCGGAGCATCAAACTCTTGATTGGGCCAATCGGTTGTTTATTACAATATACccagaagacaagaaaaatctCAGATTTTGGCCTGAAAATCCTGAGAATTTTAGGTATGTCAACCATCATGCTACTGAAATCTTGTAAGAAAGATACATATATGTTCTTATAGAAAATGATGCATATTTTAGGGTCATTGTTCCCTTGTTTGCCAAACGAGAAAGCAGACgatgattttgaaatttaaggAAGAATTCGGTTTCCTTTATTTCCTCTTTTAGTGTCATTGATTGGAAGGGCAGGGGGAGACCCTCCAAACCTCAAGTAGTTACAGTTGGCCAGACCAAGGTCTGTACAAGCAATGCCTCAAAAATCCCCATTAGTTCTTGGTTATAACAACCAGCGAACTATAGATAGAAAGCCCTACATTGGGAAACTATCACAGTAGCCTTGGAAAGGAATGGGACCAGTTATGTAGTTAGGGGGAGCAGATAGTTTGGGGTACTCCTCCAAACCTCAGTAGTTACAGCCGGCCAGACCAAGGTCTGTACAAGCAATGCCCCAGAAATGCCCATTAGTTTCTTCGTTATAACCACCAGCGAACTATACATAGAAAGCCCTACGTTGGGAAACCATCACGAAAGCCTTGTAAAGATATGGGACCGGTTATATAGTGGGGGAAGCAGATAGTGAAATCTCGTCTCTTTAGCTGACCAGCTCTCTTTTTCTTCGAACCATGGCAGGTCTACTTTCCATATTTCCCTGTATACGGCACAAAGCTATTTGATTCTCGCTTTTCTTCAcccttttcttcctctttttccaAGTTAGTTTAAGGGGTgatgtcacaccccaaaaatgagaagtAACCGGTCGTCTACCACAAGACCAACTCATGAACCACGTAGCCTAGAATAAAATAAGTTATCGATcaataatgattttttttttattaaatcaaaCCAAAGCCAAATAAATCCCAATCATAGACATGGGGCAAAACCGTCCCATGAAccaaccaataaaaatttaccaCTAACAATATAGTAATCCCATTTTACTCAAAAGCTATACAAAGTACGGAAGCGGTGATTAAAATCTTTATATTAAATGCAACATCCTATGGAGGTCAATAAGAAGAAATCCCCGAGATaccgccagagtccttgccAACTTCTCAATTTGCCTGGAAAAGAAGTTGGATaaaaatccgtcagctgacgagctcagtgagtagcaaatatgtatattaaataaagttgaaagcaaggatgaaaataatttaccattaaacataatttggcatacgatGTTTCCGgcagaataataaattaatcaatgaagcatttaaccaataaatattcttggtggTGACCACAAcattaactccatcaacaatgggaaaccacaatcaaacagtaccatggccaaaataaatctcatcaaaattggattcaatatcgaacttagagtcaccagggttggcagcccatggtacttttccctaagacgatccggcgaaagaaagccgttgagtattaaggtcaccggcctaacacggtcttttcccTAATGGCCAGGGTCACTGACACGAGAAAGAATgatttccctggacttccgaaataaatgttcccattaattaatatccaccaagttctcaccaaaagaatattaacaattgatctcagaaaattcatcgcatgccaatttatagaataatttataaacagttttgagtctccgaataacattcatataaatttctgaaggaaatatttttaaggGACACAGAGAACTTTTaaaaatacgtaacatacttaactatTCTTCTGGGTTCAAAAGTAATGTAACTCGAACACGCAAAAATACTAACCTGAAAAAATAAAGCATATAAATCGActaataaatacatatatatcaCTGACCATTGAAGTAGAAGTATTATTAATTAGTAGAAGGCCCAGACGTAGAATCTAATCTTGCGGTGTTAAACCAACAGTAGcaaacaaaacccaactctAACCAGCCACGCCACCACTTCTTCAACTCTCCCATAACAATTTTAACTCCAAAACCATTTAACTCCACTACACGTCTATAATTGTAAATATCAAAATCATCCCACGCTCCAACCTTTGGCACCTCTTGCACTGAACCAACACACGCACCGCCACACACCACTTCGCCAGCCCCACGACCGCCATGCACAAGTTTAGACACCTGGTCTCACACCCACATCACACGCATCTCCACTACTCCATATGTCAATATCAATAGgattaaaagaaaaaccatTGGTGCCAAAAGAATGGAGCCCAATTAACTTACTACTGAACCGAACTCTGAGCAGTGAAACAATAAGATCAATTCAAAACTTACCACGATCGAAGACGAGTACGAGGATGTCGACCTTGAAACCTTTGACTGCGCTGCTCTTTCCTTCTCAACGATCTCTTAAATGTACGTAACCCTAATCAATTAACCTTATGGATATATCTGTCTAAGTACAACTCTTATAAACCATCCACTAACAACGTTGCACCCTAAATTTTGGCTGATTAGTTAATTAGATTTGTATAGAATCTaacacaatttataaaattaccatCCGGTACCActattttatccaaaatcaatctcataccccaaatattacaatcgtGACAAAAATACCCATAGCGCTCGCAAAATAATTATTTGGGACCCAACCATAACACCAATTAATAACAGCAATAtaactaattaaataaataaaaattctaggcCATAACAGGTGACCTTGTCGATGATACAAGGCATGGTACCTAAATTCGATTTAGTGTGACTTCTgccagttttattttctcttctcatATTCCTCTCCTACCGATGGTATTATATGATATTGCAGGGAAATTTTAAATGAATATACGAGAAATTTGTCACTCATGAAGGAGCTCCTCCTTAAATCCATGGCAAAGTCATTGAACATAGAGGAAGACTGTTTTCTGAAACAGTATGGAGAGGGAGCAATGATGGTTGCAGGATTTAACTTTTACCCTCCGTGCCCGAGGCCTGATCTTACTCTGGGTGTCAAACAACACACAGATGCATCAACAATTACCTTTCTGTTGCAAGACGAAGAAGTGGAAGGCCTTCAAATTTTGCAAGATGGACAGTGGTTCAGAGTTCCCATTGTTCCCCATGCTATTCTCATTTTTGTTGGTGATCAAACAGAGGTAACTTAACTTGGTTCAAGTGTTGAGTGCATCAAATTTTGTCAATGATCAAATTGGAAATTTTCAGATGATTTGCGGTACTAATTAAACAACAATTAGTGACTGAACAAACTATGAATTTACTTAAGTACTGTTTTAGTATTGTGCTGTGTTTTCCTTTTCGAAATTCAGTTCTGTGTCCAGAATAAATCTCCcacaatacttatttttaagaaaatggTGACGGTCTCCGGAGCACATTAAGGaacttttttgaataagaactaGTTTTAAGAAAAAGCAAAGGAAGTTTAACTTTGTCGAAAACCATTttttctgaaataaaaaaacaagactAAAAAAATGAGTGTTTGCCTTTCGAGAACAGTTTTCTCAAAAACCGATTTCAAAACAGCAATTCCGCTAGGCGGATTTCGAAAAAGCAATCGAAAGTTCAAACACATTTTCCTATCAATTTTATTTCCAGGCTAGAACAGTTCTCAAATGTACAAATTAAAAGGCCAAAAGAATGAAAGATTGATCATGTACTCTGTAAATGGGTGGTCTTCTGAAAATTTTCTCCGAAGCAGTTTCCAGAAAcagttttcaaataaattttttgttttccagaaGACGAAACGCAAAATGGTTACACCAGTTATTGAGCTTTCACTAATAATTTTCTAATAGCTTTCAAATGTAGAGTTGATCTTTACTGTTGCTGCATCATGTGTACAGATAATGAGCAATGGAATGTTCAAGAGCCCAATGCACAGGGTGGTGACAAACTCTGAGAGGGAGAGGCTCACTCTAGCTGTGTTTTGTCACCCGGATGCCAAAATGGAAATCGGGCCGGTGGAGGAGCTCATCGACGAAAAAAGGCCGAGGTTGTTCAAGACAATGAAAGATTATGTGGCTATCTATTTCGAGAACGACCAGTTAAACAAGAGACCAATTGATGCAGTGAAGATCTGATGTTTTTCCAACAATTCATCATTTGTGGTTTCTACGCAGTTATGATGAAGCTTTTGGGATTTAGGTGGGAGACAAATTCCAGTTTgaagttgtttttttcttccccaATATAGAATAAGGCTTGTTATTCCTTTAGCATTTGTGTGGAAGGAAAAGCAGAGGCTTGAAATTAGTGAACTGTTTGTAAAAGATGAATGCAGTAATTCAAAGGAGTTTTGTCCGTGATTACTTGTGATACGCAATAGTGTTGAGCCGTGTTCAAACTGGCCttgttccgctaagatttttgggctttttgagagttttgttcttattcaaaaaaaattcgtgttTGTTAgctttgcgtcaaatttttgtgaattattgattcatgtCGATaaaagaaatcggaaaagtaaaatatatttttacttttattgcaaatatttttgaaaataaccaagataaagtccaaaaagccGACTTCTGAGgttttatcttagatatttctcaaaatatttggataaaattaaaaatatttttggtttggtttttggaaaaaattttccaactcaaaatatactcattacttttattttcaatcattactcctcACTTATTAcatctatctccaatcattattctcatttctttctctatctctctccactcattacccctactttcaatcattactctatttctctctccactcataaccccaaaaaatttctaaaaaactcatccaaacacagcattggATTTTCCGATTTcttttgtcgagacgaatcaataatccacaaatgTTTGATgtgaaactaacaaacgcatattttttgaataaagacaaaatgcCCAAAAAGCTTAGCAGAACAATCTCAAACGAAATGTTCTtttcgccattcaaaaaaaatctcaaagtAACTGTAATCAAGTCGAGGTTGAGTAGCGTGATTTTTCTGTACACAAACATATAGGTTCATCAAGGATCGTTGAAGCTTGATTTGTCCATCAGTTACGTCAATCTGAAATAAACTCGAGTCGAGTCGAGTCAAGTTCAAATGGTTAGTTTTCATTTGGCATGAGTTATAATCGAGCTGCGCAGCAACTTGTTTAAAAGCTTggaaaacttaacgagtttcaaaaaatgaatcaaGAAGGATAACAAAACATCTAAATGCAGAAGCAGCAAGCGTATATGGCTGAAGCCTACTTGGCCTTAGCACAATGAATAAATATCAGTGAAGTAGTCACAATAAAGATGGAGCTccctcaaaaacaaaaataaattctacCGCCATTGCTGCTTAAATATAAACTTAATAAAGCCCTCCTACCTagtccaagaaaagaaaagaaaagatccTATATAAAATCAGAGGCTGGgaaattaatccaaaaatacaGGGGTCGTGCACCACCAGAATGTTGCAGTCGCCAATGGTTCCCATTGCGCTGCGTAGAACAAGTCGTCATTGTTCCATAGAGTAACAAAGCACCTTCAGAAAACGTAAAATAGCCGGTCGGAGGGGTACGCCACAATAACAACATCGAATAAAATACAAATCAAAAGGAGGTTAAAAGGAGGTGCAAACAATGTAACATGCATCGACAACCTCAAAAAGGAGTTTTGGTTGGCCTCGGCCAATTGAACCACAAACATGATACAGTCAATTCAGTGAGAAACGGTTTACAACCTGTAGGAGATGGGTTTCGCGGGGGATCGCTTACGTATGAATGTCCGTGAACTGGAGAGATGAGATTAGTCGATGATTAGCGAGGGGAAAAGGGGGAGAAATCTTGTGGGGTGAAGGGAGGAGTAGGAGGCACGGAAGGAATAGAGGCAACGTGTCCCTCTTGTTCTCCGTGAGGTATCTGGCCTTTTCCGGGGTTGAGTAAGTGAAGTCACTCCTTTTCTCTGAAGAAGAATATTCTACTTCCTCAAATTCAGTGCTCACACTCTATAGGGCACCTGGGCCTAGGTCAGGCCCAGGACGGCGCTCCTGTTAGACCCCGACACATGTCCCCTCTGTACCTCCTGGCCTTGAGTAAACTGGccttttattcaatttttttctccaagAAGAAATCTAAAACCTAACCAGATCAATAACACGAGAAACCTAAACAAATCAATTTTTCAGGCCGGTGTTTGTGCTTCTCTGATCGTGGCCTTTCATTATTTCTAATTGCTGACCTGATAGCTAGGCTGCTGGATTGCTTTCAACAATGTTGGAGACACACACTTGTGCATAAACCCTTGCATGCACTCATATTAGGTTCGTACCCAAAATGTGTGTGTGCAAGTCTTTGTGCCTTTTTGTGTATGTCTAGCATTTTCCTTCAAGTTTACAGCAACGACTAACaagggacgcgggggctctgctgcccaggagtgggcagcagccccttcccacactcacacacactcacacacggcaccgtttcgttaaagaaaaaaaaaaaactcttccgcttgcaatcctaaggagcaggaacgtgattatgagagccttagagttaaaatttaattatgtctctttagaataatatgatcagaataataagatcttcacgtcaattcaaacggattgaaaattggagcacttaattttttaatcatattttttaatatataaacggtctaaaaaattaagcgtgccactttttaattcgtttgaacaagtaagaatatcttattattctaatcatattattttaaagagatataattaatttttgtctctaggactctcataattaagtatctgctctttatttaggatcctgtagatcagaaacgtgattatgagagtcctatagacaaaagttaattatatctctttaaaataatatgattagaataataagatattcgtacttgttcaaacgaattaaaaagtggcacacttaatttaattttttagaccgtttatatattaaaaaatatgattaaaaaattaaatgctccaattttcaatccgtttgaattgacgtgaagatcttattattctgatcatattattctaaagagacataattaaattttaactctaaagctctcataatcacgtttctgctccttaggattgcaagcggaagaaaattttttttttctttaacaaaacggtgccgtgtgtgagtgtgggcaggggctgctgcccacccctgggcagcagagcccccgcgtccacTAACAAGCTCGATACTAGCCAGAAAAGAGAGGGGTGTGAATTGACAAAGCCAGTGATACTCATTTTGCGGACACGCTTACACTCATTTTCTGAGTTTTTGGAGTACGAATAGCATCTCACTCAAACACAAATCGTCAAAAtaatacacacatacacaagcACCTACACTAAGTACTAACACAAGAGGTGGGCCCACATGCCTCACACACGTATATAAACACTTAGACGCACTCACGTGATGCGCAAACAAACAAGGATACCTGAAAAGCTAATGAGCAAAGATAGAGCATTGCAGTAATAGTTGATTCCAAATGAGGAGATGGAGCCAAAAACAAGACCAGCACATGTTGATTTTGCGTGAGGATACGAAAAGATCATATCCCATACCAGCAATATCACGATCTTTGTCAGCTATCTATCAcctggaagaaaagaaagaaggaaattgAGAAAGCATCAGCCTCCATAGGAAAATAATATGAAGTGACGTAACGTAACGTCTCTAAAGGTTCATTtgattaagaagaaaaagataacGGAGAGTGAAAAAAGGGGGAAAGTGAAAtgacaaaataaaaaggaaaagaggtAAACGAATGTTTATTTTCTTGAAAGCATTTTCAGTTGCATGAGACCTTTGTAGGAAAGTAGCGTTTCACAGTTCAATACAATGGAAGTGTCAAGAAAATATGGTCACTTATGAAACTGACCTTGCATaccaaaatctgaaaaatttGCATTTAAACTTAAAGAGCGATCGCAAATGTGAAATTTAAAACGCAGATAATGATTTGCATGACATTCAGAATaacgttctttttttttaaagaaaaatgaatgtCGTCTTTACGTACACAAGTAATTTCTACCGGAGATTTCATATTCTCACACTTTTCTATCATTCTCTTGGTAAGAGAACCaactaaaattcttttttttttttttaaatcttttcatctcTTTCTACCATTCTCTTTCTAACCAAACAGACACTAAAGCATATTATACCGCTCGATTCTCGGATCATCCTCGGAGATGCTCTACTCGACCTTGTCTGTAATATTGGCACCAGCATCAGCAGCTTTTCCATGAATACCTCCACTTCCTCTGCCAAAAACAGGACCATAGAAAACCCATCAAGGCTGAAACCAGTTACAGATTCAAAGAGGCCTTCCTTTCGAAAGTGAGATCACCACCAGGCTTAAAGAAGAGGAAAACCCCTCCTAAGTGCAGCCATGATCTTATATACAATAACACCACATGTACTCTTGCCTTTTTCGGAGTGAAAACTCCTCTCCAATGGAAATTCACCCACTCTTTTCAAATCTCACAATAAAATTGAACAATCTGTACAAAAAATAGCTGTTTGACACTTAGCGCTTCCAATCATCGCCGTACTACATATGTGCAAAACCAAAGACCATATGCAACAAGAAGGAATCCCACAACTGCACCAGATCTAAGACGCCTTGATAAGAGACTCTCCAACACCCTTTCTTGCCTCTAAGGTGGTTCTGGAATTTGCATAGGTATCTAGCTGGGAACCTCTGAAGGGACAGCACGAAACAAGAAAGATATTGTGCTGAAGACAGCAATGAAAAGAGCAGGCTTGCACATTCTGGTGCTGTCATAAGTACAAGGCTAACTCTCTGTGCTGAATCCATCtaaaacaaaggaaaacaagGATTAATACGGGAAAAGCAACCATGAAAACAACTTCTTACAAGGGCATGTCTTGAATCACAGGATAAAGAACATGAACATTGAGGAATCTCCACTGACAACTTAGAAGATAGTACATTTGGgcagaaacaaaatgaaaacattaAGTTTGGAAGCATTGAATCCCGTCTCTCTTCCTCTTGTTGCAGAGTATTACCCAAGCAAATCGTCTTACAACGAAGCATA contains the following coding sequences:
- the LOC131299795 gene encoding flavonol synthase 1-like translates to MAALCKSMSQDFITLAMAESTSKPVQELIVNGGELPEKYIYKKGENAATDVSYPPIEVPVIDLSLLASQSDAGEEELGKLRSALGSCGCFQAINHGMTASFLDQVHEIGKQFFALPIDEKHKYSRTVGDIEGYVTDSVRSEHQTLDWANRLFITIYPEDKKNLRFWPENPENFREILNEYTRNLSLMKELLLKSMAKSLNIEEDCFLKQYGEGAMMVAGFNFYPPCPRPDLTLGVKQHTDASTITFLLQDEEVEGLQILQDGQWFRVPIVPHAILIFVGDQTEIMSNGMFKSPMHRVVTNSERERLTLAVFCHPDAKMEIGPVEELIDEKRPRLFKTMKDYVAIYFENDQLNKRPIDAVKI